From the genome of Vicia villosa cultivar HV-30 ecotype Madison, WI linkage group LG2, Vvil1.0, whole genome shotgun sequence, one region includes:
- the LOC131647429 gene encoding uncharacterized protein LOC131647429: MEKEEEDRRREAAISSSPCLQPNFNPKGVTKDQLSKFRELHRKRLQLKSKSKFKTKPKDESKRKAQGNDPYRNKSGAQGFKVDNKEQIILNNLESFDSRNEDSKSSASVPSTSKKQKLHWGLDTKERWERKSNM; this comes from the exons AtggaaaaggaagaagaagatcgtAGAAGAGAAGCAGCAATTTCATCATCACCTTGTTTACAACCCAATTTCAATCCTAAAGGCGTTACTAAAGATCAACTCTCCAAGTTTCGT GAACTGCATAGGAAGCGCTTACAATTAAAGTCTAAATCAAAGTTTAAGACAAAACCCAAag ATGAGTCAAAGAGGAAGGCACAAGGAAATGATCCATATAGAAATAAGAGTGGAGCTCAAGGATTCAAAGTTGATAACAAAGAACAAATCATCTTGAATAATCTCGAAAGCTTTGATTCGAGAAATGAAGACTCGAAGAGTAGTGCATCTGTTCCTTCTACATCAAAGAAGCAAAAATTGCATTGGGG GCTTGATACCAAGGAGAGGTGGGAGAGGAAATCCAACATGTAG